The stretch of DNA GGATCAGCCATGTTAAAGAACACGATATCCCCTTCCCTTGGTGAGCCAGTGGGCGTCCCCTGGCACAGGACTCTGCTCCTGCCGGCCTTCATCCCCGCCAGCCTGGCAAACACCAATGTGTCCCACCATTTGGCCAGAGTCCGCTCCTCAGCTGCACCTTTGCTGAGCCCCCTCAAAGGCCTGAGGGCGATGCGCCCCCGGCTTGGATGACACCTGGTATTTGCCATCAGCCTCTCTGCCATGCTGCTCTCTCCATAGGCACAAGGGCTGCCTCTGACCATCTCTGAACCCCCGAAGTTTTGAGAAAGAGCACACAAGGCCCCGACACGAGCTAGGCTGTGGCGCTCTCCTGCTGACCACAAACCGTCTCACAGAACGCTCACGTCGGACAAGGTCACGCGGTGATCACGACAGACCACTGCATAATCCTGTATATTAAAAAAGAACGAGGCCACCGCGCAAAGCACATAAACGCCAGACGTGCCCTTTTCCGCTCCGACAGGAACGACGGCTAAAAGCGGCTTCTTGACCAAGTACGGTGGCCGAGCCCTGCTCCGTCTTCCGTCACTCCGGTTCAGACAGGAGGCCTAATCGGAGAATTACCGTCGCTTCCAGGCGGCACCCAAGGCACAGCAGTGCCCGCTTTCTCCCCCAAATCCCCTAACAGGAGCTCAAATCCCACACGAGGGGAGCCCCGCGCGCTACGGAGACGCCCCGCGGGCCCCCGTGGGATGCTGCCGCCATCGAGGAGCAGCAAACCCAACTCCTCGGACCACAGGCGTGTTGCCCGGGGCCGTGGGGCACCCAGCGGGCACTCGACCCTCCGGCTGCGCGTCCTGGCCCCGGGCTGGGCACACGCTTCCCGCCCGGGTCAGTCGCCGCCCGTCACCAGGTGCTCGGAGAAGCCGGGACTCGCTCTCCGCGGGGCCGGGAGCCTGGGAGCCCCGCCCATCGCCGGCCCGCCCGGCCTCCCTTCCCCAGGACCCGCGCAACAGGACACCGCCCTTCCGCTCCCCCTTCCCCGCTCCCCACGCTCGGAGAGTCCCGCCCAGCCCGTGACACCTCGTCCAGGTCCACGTAGGGCCCGGCGCCCTCGGGGAACATCTCGTCCACCGCCGGCTTCATCTCGGGCCCGCGGCGCTCTAGGCCCACTTCCGGCCGCGGGGCCGCTTCCGGCGCGCGCCACACGGCAGGTCTAGACGCCGGAGGACCGCGCCTCTGTGGTGCCCCCCCGCCCTGCGCGCAGCGCTATCCGCGTTCTCGTGTCCCAGGTGCTCGGGGCCTGCTCGGAGCCACGAGCGCGTCCGCGGCCACCGGCGTCTGTCTTTGCCCCGGCGAGGGCGGCGTCTGCCACATCTCTGACGGGCGGCCGGGCGGCCACGGAGAGAAAAGGCCGCCAGCAGCGGGAGCAGGGCCCGCGGAGCAGGCTCCGCCGCAGAGACGGCCGGGGTCACGGGGGTCACAGGGGTCACGGGGGCCACGGGGGTCACAGAGGCCACGGGGGCCACAGGGTCACGGGGGTCACAGAGGCCACAGGGGTCACAGAGGCCACGGGGGCCACAGGGTCACGGGGTCACAGAGGCCACGGGGGCCACAGGGTCACGGGGTCACAGAGGCCACGGGGGCCACAGGGTCACAGGGGTCACGGGGTCACAGAGGCCACGGGGGTCACAGAGGCCACGGGGGCCACAGGGTCACAGGGGTCACAGAGGCCACGGGGGCCACAGGGTCACGGGGTCACAGAGGCCACGGGGGCCACAGGGTCACAGGGGTCACAGAGGCCACGGGGGCCACAGGGGTCACAGAGGCCACGGGGATCAAAGAGGCCACGGGGGCCACAGGGTCACAGGGGTCACAGAGGCCACGGGGGTCACAGAGGCCACAGGGGTCACAGAGGCCACGGGGGGCACAGGGGTCACAAAGGCCACAGGGGTCACAGAGGCCACGGGGGCCACAGGGGTCACAGAGGCCACGGGGTCACAGGGGTCACAGGCCACGGGGGCCACAGGGGTCACAGAGGCCACGGGGCCCAGGGCCGCGCCCTCGGACGTGCGTCTGGAGAAGACAGCACCCGGCCAGTGAGCAGAGGAGCAGGCGCGAGGCAAAGCGGGCCCCTGAGGGCTGAGAGCAGAGGCTCCGGGGGCGTCTGGACCCCACGCTCGCGGCAGCGCTATTTCCAAGCAATGGCCACGGGGCGAGCGCGCGAGCGGACGTGGTCCCCGCACCCCGGGGCTGTGGCTCCGCCTGGGGAAGGAAGGGGGCGCCGGCACCGGCCGCGGCGCGCGGGAACGGGGAGGCCGCTGTGCCCGGGAAACGGGCCGGTCCTGAGCCGGAGGCTGCGCGATTCCGCTCTCGGGGCCCCTCGGGGTCGGGGCCTCAGAGGCAGAGACTGAGAAGCGCGGTCGGGGTCCGGGGCGGGCGCTGCGGCGTGGGCGGTTACTGGGGACGGAGTTGCGGCCTTGAGAGGGCGGTGGTGACGGCGCACAGCCCCGCGAGTGTCCCTCACGCCACTTCTGCAGCGTTAAGACGGAAACAATCCCTGAAGTTTTACCATAAAGACAGACTGAAGGACAGAAATGGGAGGAAAagcagaagggagggagaggagggagaaggtgggagggagggagggagggaggagggagaaggctggagaggaggggggagagaggagggagaaggtgggagggagggagggaggggagggaggagggagaaggctgcagggaggggggagaggagggagaaggctggagggaggggggagagaggagggagaaggctggagggaggggggagaggagggagaaggctggagaggagggagaaggtgggagggagggaggggagaggagggagaaggctggagggagggggaagagaggagggagaaggctggagggaggggggagaggagggagaaggctggagaggagggagaaggtgggagggagggaggggagaggagggagaaggctggagaggagggagaaggtgggagggaggggggagaggagggagaaggctggagaggagggagaaggtgggagggaggggggagaggagggagaaggctggagaggagggagaaggctggagggagggagggggagaggagggagaaggctggagggagggaggagagaggagggagaaggctggagggagggaggagagaggagggagaaggctgcagggaggggagagaggagggagaaggctggagggagggaggggagaggagggagaaggctgcagggagggaggggggagaggagggagaaggctggagggagggagggggagaggagggagaaggctggagggagggaggagagaggagggagaaggctggagggagggaggagagaggagggagaaggctgcagggaggggagagaggagggagaaggctggagggagggaggggagaggagggagaaggctgcagggagggaggggggagaggagggagaaggctggagggaggagggagaaggcttgagggaggggggagagaggagggagaaggctggggggagggaggggagaggagggagaaggctggagggagggagggggagaggagggagaaggctggagggaggagagaggagggagaaggctggagggagggaggagagaggagggagaaggctgcagggaggggagagaggagggagaaggctggagggagggaggggagaggagggagaaggctggagggagggaggggagaggagggagaaggctgcagggagggaggggggagaggagggagaaggctggagggagggagggggagaggagggagaaggctggagggagggaggagagaggagggagaaggctggagggagggaggagagaggagggagaaggctgcagggaggggagagaggagggagaaggctggagggagggaggggagaggagggagaaggctgcagggagggaggggggagaggagggagaaggctggagggaggagggagaaggcttgagggaggggggagagaggagggagaaggctggggggagggaggggagaggagggagaaggctggggggagggaggggagaggagggagaaggctggagggagggagggggagaggagggagaaggctggagggaggagagaggagggagaaggctggagggagggaggagagaggagggagaaggctgcagggaggggagagaggagggagaaggctggagggagggaggggagaggagggacagggctggagggagggaggggtagaGGAAGAACCCCGGCGGGAAGGAGAGACAGTAACAGCGACTCTTTCCAGCTGAAGGCTCTGCTCAGCGGGACGCCGGAGGCCTTGGGAACCTCCTCGGTTTGGTTTTCGCAGAGAGCCCTGCTAAGCGTTCAGTTAGAGCCCCCACCCTGGATATGGGATCCGGCTCCTGGTCCCCCAGCACCCCAGGGGGATACCTGATCACCCAGGCCTGTCTTCAGCGGCGGTCCAGGCCAGCATCTCCCCCCCGCCCTCGAGTTGGGTTCCTCCCCGTTGTCTTCCACCCCGGACCCGCCTGCTCCTCAGCCGCGAATCCCCTCTGCCTGTGCGGTTCTGAGCTGAGCCCGTCCCCTCCCCTACTGCAAGACCCCGTTGCAGTGCTCCCCACGCCCATCTCCAGGGTTCGGAATAGCATCTGAAAATGTCCAATAATGTTTTCTTTGACAGGTCTGAaaggaggtggggctggggcttggtTGTAGAGAACGGGAGGGGGGGTCCAGCGTAGTTCCAGGGACAGGGATGGTTGAGCTGAGATGTGCGAGGGAGGGTGGCCTGGGAAGGGGCCGCCCGGCCTGAGCGGACAGTTTGGGATGCAGGGAGAAGCAGGAGTGGACATCGGGTGAGGCTCGTGCCGTGCCAGTGTGCGCCGCCCTGAAGGACCCAAGTGGAAGCCAGTCGGATGGAACCAGGACTGGGCAGTGGTCAACAGGAGGGCCCACTAAGTCAAGGTGTTTACTAGGGGTGGGGCCGTGGGTCTCCGGGGTCTGCTTGTACACCCTGCAGGGATGGGGGGCTCACCACCTGTTCGGAGGCCATCCCATTGCTGGTGGCCCATCCCTGAGACGCCATCCGCGCTGCCTGCCTAGCCTTCCAGTGCCCCAGAGTGCCCAGGTGAAGCTCCTTCCTCCCAGCACCCTCAAAGCCTTGAGCTTCCCTGGAAGACAGAGCCTGTCCAGGCCCTGCTGTCCCTGACGGTGACAGatacagatggagtctcacttcttTGTTTCCTGCTGCCTCCTGGGCACTCCTCCCAGGGTGTGTTGTGGTGTGAAGCACGGCCCCCCAGCACAGCCACGGCTGTGGGTTCACCTGCTGCCCAGCTTAGTGGCCTGGAGCAACGGTGCCTGGACTGGAATCTGGCTCCcctctcaccagctgtgtgaccttaacaAGTCAGGCAGTGGCTGGAggtctctgcctcagtttcctcacctgtaatcTGGGGGAACTACAGCTCCCTGCAGGGTCACTGTGGGAAACGGATGAGAGACCCAGAAAGCCGGTCCTGAGCCTGCTCAGGACCTTGTTGACGCCGGTGTGGACGGAAACAGTTATGAAAGTGCTCCCTAGGAACCAGGGTAAAACCAGCTTCGGTGATGAAGTAAATGGGGCCGGAGCGCAGCCGTCACGGAAGGAAAACCCACATGCTGGCTGTGCCTCTTCAGTCCGGAGTTTATTGAGAAGAGGactgaccccccccccccccccccccccccccgctggaGCCAGATCTTTGCTGCGACTCCACTCCTGCGGAGGCCCGACCTACGCAGCCTGGCGGGGTGGGCGGGGACCAGGCTGGACACCATTCAGTCCTCCTGATAGGGAACGTGGAAGCCCAGGGTGCTCCCCAGGGGGAAGTGCGCGAAGAGGGTGCGGGCCATGTCCTCGATCTGGGGGTAGGCCCCCAGGGCCTGGAAGTGCTGCACGTAGTTCCAGAAGTCAGAGGTGGAGAAAGGCCAGTAGGGCATGGCCGGCAGCTCCGCGTAGGGGTCTGAAAGACACGTGACACCTGCCTCCGGGGGGGCTGTCCCCGTGGTCCTGTCTGGAGACACCGTCCTTGGAGGCCTCAAGGCAGGCGGATGGTGCCCAGCTGTGCCCACAATGATATAACCTTCCCAGAGTGGGGACCTGAGCCTGTCCCCTCTCATGAGTGGGGTGGTGACCTAGGTCCTTGGGGACGCCTGGTCtgggagatagagaaagaggaaga from Callithrix jacchus isolate 240 chromosome 6, calJac240_pri, whole genome shotgun sequence encodes:
- the OTOS gene encoding otospiralin — protein: MRACVVPGLALCLLLGPLAGTKPVQEEGDPYAELPAMPYWPFSTSDFWNYVQHFQALGAYPQIEDMARTLFAHFPLGSTLGFHVPYQED